From Fibrobacter sp.:
ACGGGTGTTCTCGATGAAGAATCAGACTCTCTTGATTTGAAGCAGGCAAGGGAGAGAATTGACAGGCTGCTTATCTCAAAGGCTCTGGAATCAACAGAAAGAAATGTTTCAGGTGCTGCCAGGCTCCTCAGGATAAGCCGGAACGCACTCATGGATCTTATAAAGAAATAT
This genomic window contains:
- a CDS encoding AAA family ATPase, whose protein sequence is TGVLDEESDSLDLKQARERIDRLLISKALESTERNVSGAARLLRISRNALMDLIKKYQL